In Agromyces sp. G08B096, a genomic segment contains:
- a CDS encoding NCS2 family permease: protein MTDATPTTTDTADTPPSGGGFRSRLDRFFEISARGSSFGAEIRGGLVTFVTMAYIVILNPIILSSGTDVSGDQLGFAQVSAVTGLTAGVMTILFGLVARLPFGFAAGLGINSFLAVSVVGQVTWPEAMGLVVINGLIIVLLAATGLRRLIFNAVPIQLKLAITVGIGLFIAFIGFVDAGFVTSTGLGSPPVGLGVNGSVGTVPTLVFVFTLLLTGILVARKVKGGILIGLASGTVLAIIIEAIWNLGPKVSGDEVNPNGWGLSVPDLPAQWVSLPDLSLVGQVSFGSFERIGVLAALMLVFTLVFTNFFDAMGTMTGLSKEAGLADAKGDFPRLKSALVVEGVGAVAGGLTSASSNTVFIESGAGIGEGARTGLANIVTGALFLAAMFFTPLVSIVPSEVAAAALVIVGALMMSQISSIDFRDFSVLLPVFLTVTVMPLTYSIANGIGAGFIGWVVVRALSGKAKEIHPLLWVVAAGFLIYFARGPIEALFA, encoded by the coding sequence ATGACCGACGCCACCCCCACCACGACCGACACCGCAGACACGCCGCCCTCGGGCGGCGGATTCCGGTCCAGGCTCGACCGGTTCTTCGAGATCTCCGCCCGCGGCTCCTCCTTCGGGGCCGAGATCCGCGGCGGTCTCGTCACGTTCGTCACGATGGCCTACATCGTCATCCTCAACCCGATCATCCTGTCGTCGGGCACGGATGTCTCGGGCGACCAGCTCGGCTTCGCGCAGGTCTCGGCCGTCACGGGTCTCACCGCGGGCGTCATGACGATCCTCTTCGGCCTCGTCGCCCGGCTGCCCTTCGGCTTCGCGGCCGGTCTCGGCATCAACTCGTTCCTCGCCGTCTCGGTCGTCGGTCAGGTGACCTGGCCCGAGGCCATGGGCCTCGTCGTCATCAACGGCCTCATCATCGTGCTGCTCGCGGCCACCGGGCTCCGGCGCCTGATCTTCAACGCGGTGCCCATCCAGCTGAAGCTCGCGATCACGGTCGGCATCGGCCTGTTCATCGCGTTCATCGGCTTCGTCGACGCCGGGTTCGTCACCTCCACCGGCCTCGGCTCGCCGCCCGTCGGCCTCGGCGTGAACGGCTCGGTCGGCACCGTGCCGACGCTCGTCTTCGTCTTCACGCTGCTGCTCACCGGCATCCTCGTCGCGCGGAAGGTGAAGGGCGGCATCCTCATCGGCCTGGCCTCCGGCACGGTGCTCGCGATCATCATCGAGGCCATCTGGAACCTCGGCCCGAAGGTGTCGGGCGACGAGGTCAACCCGAACGGCTGGGGCCTGTCCGTGCCCGACCTGCCCGCGCAGTGGGTGAGCCTGCCCGACCTGTCGCTCGTCGGCCAGGTGTCGTTCGGCTCGTTCGAGCGGATCGGCGTGCTCGCCGCACTCATGCTCGTCTTCACGCTCGTGTTCACGAACTTCTTCGACGCCATGGGAACGATGACCGGCCTGTCGAAGGAGGCGGGACTCGCCGACGCGAAGGGCGACTTCCCGCGCCTGAAGTCGGCGCTCGTGGTCGAGGGCGTCGGTGCGGTCGCCGGCGGTCTGACGTCCGCGTCGTCCAACACCGTGTTCATCGAGTCCGGCGCCGGCATCGGCGAGGGCGCTCGGACCGGCCTCGCGAACATCGTCACGGGTGCGCTGTTCCTCGCGGCGATGTTCTTCACCCCGCTCGTGTCGATCGTGCCGAGCGAGGTCGCCGCCGCGGCCCTCGTCATCGTCGGTGCGCTGATGATGAGCCAGATCTCCTCGATCGACTTCCGCGACTTCTCGGTGCTGCTGCCGGTGTTCCTCACGGTCACGGTGATGCCGCTGACGTACTCGATCGCGAACGGCATCGGTGCGGGCTTCATCGGCTGGGTCGTCGTGCGGGCGCTCTCGGGCAAGGCCAAGGAGATCCACCCGCTGCTGTGGGTCGTCGCGGCGGGCTTCCTGATCTACTTCGCGCGCGGCCCGATCGAGGCGCTCTTCGCCTGA
- a CDS encoding O-acetyl-ADP-ribose deacetylase, producing the protein MPRIDLVTGDLTRERVDAIVNAANSTLLGGGGVDGAIHRAGGPSILAACRELRRTALPDGLPVGEAVATTAGRLSARWVIHTAGPVWPGPGEEADARRVRLANAFRNSFALAASLGAASVAAPAVSAGVYGWPADDVARVALRVAAEAGDDGAPPLVRFVLSSPAMHERFARAAAELGLTVD; encoded by the coding sequence ATGCCGCGCATCGACCTGGTCACGGGCGACCTCACCCGCGAACGGGTCGACGCCATCGTCAACGCCGCGAACTCCACGCTGCTCGGCGGCGGCGGCGTCGACGGCGCGATCCACCGGGCGGGCGGTCCCTCGATCCTCGCCGCCTGCCGGGAGCTTCGCCGCACCGCACTGCCCGACGGGCTGCCCGTCGGCGAAGCGGTCGCGACCACCGCGGGCCGGCTCTCCGCCCGCTGGGTGATCCACACTGCAGGCCCCGTCTGGCCGGGTCCCGGCGAGGAAGCCGACGCCCGCCGCGTGCGCCTCGCGAACGCCTTCCGCAACTCCTTCGCCCTCGCCGCCTCGCTCGGCGCGGCATCCGTGGCGGCCCCGGCCGTCTCGGCCGGCGTCTACGGCTGGCCGGCCGACGACGTCGCCCGCGTCGCCCTGCGCGTCGCCGCTGAAGCGGGCGACGACGGCGCGCCGCCGCTCGTCCGGTTCGTGCTCTCCTCCCCCGCGATGCACGAGCGGTTCGCCCGGGCCGCGGCCGAGCTCGGGCTCACCGTCGACTGA
- a CDS encoding metal-sensitive transcriptional regulator, whose product MIEDIKKRALHRTKIIEGQLRGIEKMIENEDYCVDIITLSLAVQKSLASLNKLLVENHLRTHVSHQYEAGGEERDAAVAELVRIFELSNNRS is encoded by the coding sequence GTGATCGAGGACATCAAGAAGCGAGCGCTGCACCGCACGAAGATCATCGAGGGCCAGCTCCGGGGCATCGAGAAGATGATCGAGAACGAGGACTACTGCGTCGACATCATCACCCTGTCGCTGGCGGTGCAGAAGTCGCTCGCCTCCCTGAACAAGCTCCTCGTCGAGAACCACCTGCGCACCCACGTGAGCCATCAGTACGAAGCCGGCGGCGAAGAGCGCGACGCCGCCGTCGCCGAGCTCGTGCGCATCTTCGAGCTCTCCAACAACCGCAGCTAG
- a CDS encoding heavy metal translocating P-type ATPase yields MSSITLLGYSGCAAYPPWVFSTIVDTRIIDLDIDGMTCASCVARVERRLGRLDGVDAQVNLATERARVTYPVGLDVARLLDAVREAGYRASVPVAAPAAAAPPAADPVVETAGAETTGDQTTSGAEASVTAATRRAAAHEAADPLRSRLLVSAVLTVPVVVLAMIPALQFPNWQWLSLVLAAPVVVWGGWPFHRAAWTNLRHGALTMDTLVSLGTLTAFGWSLWALFFGSAGMTGMTHEWSFGVRGTPGGDIYLEVAAGVVTVILLGRVLESRSKRRAGEALTSLAALAPSEVTVLRPDASEARAPLAELRPGDRFVVRPGERIAADGIVVEGSASVDESMLTGEPAPVDVEEGAAVTGATIAHGGRLVVAATRVGADTRLAQIARLVEDAQLGKSRAQRLADRISAVFVPIVILIAVGTAAVWLATGSPLEAAVTAAVAVLVIACPCALGLATPMAILVGTGRGASRGILITGPEALDRTAGIDTVLLDKTGTLTTGRMRLAEIVAAEGESAPRALAIAAALERGSEHPIARAVVQGAERDGAAPLEVAGFRAHAGLGVTGRVDGVEATVGRPAFLVDRGHRMPPALAESIAASDRTAVAVGWDGEVRAVLEVGDDLRVGAKDAVERLRTLGLRPALVTGDATRPAHRIAAAVGIDEVHAEVAPEGKLDLVRRLQGEGRRVAMVGDGVNDAAALAAADLGIAMGGGTDAAAAASDLALLRDEPGAVPDAVRLARATLGTIRGNLFWAFAYNVAAIPLAAAGLLNPMIAGAAMAFSSVFVVLNSLRLRRA; encoded by the coding sequence ATGTCCTCGATCACACTCCTAGGATACTCCGGTTGCGCGGCATACCCCCCATGGGTATTCTCGACCATCGTGGACACCCGGATCATCGACCTCGACATCGACGGCATGACCTGCGCGAGCTGCGTCGCGCGGGTCGAACGACGGCTCGGCCGCCTCGACGGCGTCGACGCCCAGGTCAACCTCGCGACCGAGCGCGCACGCGTGACCTATCCCGTCGGGCTCGACGTGGCGCGCCTGCTCGACGCGGTGCGCGAGGCCGGCTACCGGGCGAGCGTCCCGGTAGCGGCACCGGCAGCGGCAGCTCCGCCTGCGGCCGACCCCGTCGTCGAAACGGCAGGCGCAGAGACGACGGGCGATCAGACGACCTCAGGCGCCGAGGCATCCGTCACCGCAGCCACCCGCCGGGCCGCCGCACACGAGGCGGCCGACCCGCTGCGCTCGCGCCTGCTCGTCTCCGCGGTGCTCACCGTCCCGGTCGTCGTGCTCGCGATGATCCCGGCCCTGCAGTTCCCGAACTGGCAGTGGCTCTCGCTGGTGCTCGCCGCACCCGTCGTGGTCTGGGGCGGCTGGCCCTTCCACCGGGCCGCCTGGACGAACCTCCGCCACGGCGCGCTCACCATGGACACGCTCGTCTCGCTCGGCACCCTCACCGCGTTCGGCTGGTCGCTGTGGGCACTGTTCTTCGGCTCGGCCGGCATGACCGGGATGACCCACGAATGGTCGTTCGGCGTGCGCGGCACGCCGGGCGGCGACATCTACCTCGAGGTCGCGGCGGGCGTGGTCACGGTGATCCTGCTCGGCCGGGTCCTCGAGTCCCGGTCGAAGCGGCGCGCCGGCGAGGCGCTCACCTCCCTCGCCGCGCTCGCGCCGAGCGAGGTCACGGTGCTCCGTCCGGATGCGTCGGAGGCCCGCGCGCCGCTCGCCGAGCTGCGCCCGGGCGACCGGTTCGTCGTGCGACCGGGGGAGCGGATCGCCGCGGACGGCATCGTCGTCGAGGGGTCGGCATCGGTCGACGAGAGCATGCTCACCGGAGAGCCCGCCCCCGTCGACGTCGAGGAAGGCGCCGCCGTGACGGGCGCGACCATCGCCCACGGCGGGCGCCTGGTCGTCGCGGCGACCCGTGTCGGCGCCGACACGAGGCTCGCGCAGATCGCCCGGCTCGTCGAGGACGCTCAGCTCGGCAAGAGCCGCGCCCAGCGGCTCGCGGACCGCATCTCGGCGGTGTTCGTGCCGATCGTCATCCTCATCGCCGTGGGCACCGCGGCGGTCTGGCTCGCGACCGGGAGCCCGCTCGAGGCCGCCGTCACCGCGGCCGTCGCCGTGCTCGTCATCGCCTGCCCCTGCGCGCTCGGCCTCGCGACGCCCATGGCGATCCTCGTTGGCACGGGCCGGGGCGCCTCGCGCGGCATCCTCATCACCGGGCCGGAGGCCCTCGACCGGACCGCGGGGATCGACACGGTCCTGCTCGACAAGACCGGCACCCTGACAACCGGCCGGATGCGCCTCGCCGAGATCGTGGCCGCCGAAGGCGAGTCGGCGCCGCGTGCGCTCGCCATCGCCGCCGCGCTCGAACGCGGGTCGGAGCATCCGATCGCCCGTGCCGTCGTCCAGGGAGCCGAGCGCGACGGCGCGGCCCCACTCGAGGTCGCCGGCTTCCGCGCCCACGCGGGCCTCGGCGTCACCGGTCGAGTCGACGGCGTCGAGGCGACCGTCGGGCGACCGGCCTTCCTCGTCGATCGGGGCCACCGGATGCCGCCCGCGCTCGCGGAGTCGATCGCCGCATCCGACCGGACGGCGGTCGCCGTGGGCTGGGACGGCGAGGTCCGCGCCGTCCTCGAGGTCGGCGACGACCTCCGCGTCGGCGCGAAGGACGCCGTCGAGCGGCTGCGCACGCTGGGCCTGCGCCCGGCGCTCGTCACGGGCGACGCGACGCGCCCCGCGCACCGCATCGCCGCGGCGGTCGGCATCGACGAGGTGCACGCGGAGGTCGCACCCGAGGGCAAGCTCGACCTCGTGCGACGCCTGCAGGGCGAGGGCCGCCGAGTCGCGATGGTCGGCGACGGGGTGAACGACGCCGCCGCGCTCGCCGCGGCCGACCTCGGCATCGCGATGGGCGGGGGAACGGATGCCGCGGCCGCCGCGAGCGACCTCGCGCTGCTCCGCGACGAGCCGGGCGCCGTGCCCGACGCGGTGCGGCTCGCGCGTGCGACGCTCGGCACGATCCGCGGCAACCTGTTCTGGGCCTTCGCCTACAACGTCGCAGCGATCCCGCTCGCCGCCGCCGGCCTGCTCAACCCGATGATCGCGGGTGCCGCCATGGCGTTCTCGAGCGTGTTCGTGGTACTGAACAGCCTGCGCCTGCGGCGCGCGTGA
- a CDS encoding DEAD/DEAH box helicase, giving the protein MAQTRQRQRTRSRDDDAPIIPILARKVREVEQKAQKNKLGPTNRTKFQVIALLMREERARVKADSEVTDAARAELLKRLDGIAQILAKTAARDTSLIALLEPDASVGQVAQRFRRDWLIESGAELSPDELIITREPEPVAQLAENQVIPASVRSFQLANPFLAPDFPKAQTPAVPVRRLANWELLGPLFKSFEQGSGGQAASMELPEAPAVDRLAPRGLELMKHQARFIEAARLGHRTFLLADEPGLGKTAQSVLAASVAGAYPLLAVVPNVVKMNWAREVERWTPHRRATVIHGDGDTLDAFADVVVVNYDVLDRHMAWLSTMGFRGMVVDEAHFIKNLSSQRSRNVLALAERIREHAPGGDPLLLALTGTPLINDVDDFRAIWQFLGWIDGDRPSAELLGRLEATGLTPADHGFYAEARQAVIDLGIVRRRKVDVAADLPAKRIADLPVELDDELGRSVRAAERELGARLANRFRALVDARGLRVGDLDEDQRDQLIRAVAHAELEESKSAKSGENVFTMVRRIGQAKAGLAADYAAQLARSAGKVVFFAKHIDVMDQAEAVFASRELKTVSLRGDQTALARQAAIDAFNKDPEVHVAVCSLTAAGVGVNLQAASNVVLAELSWTSAEQTQAIDRVHRIGQEEPVTAWRIIAAHTVDARIAELIDAKQGLAARALDGSDVEPGSADSVQLDALQHLLRAALDGAL; this is encoded by the coding sequence TTGGCCCAGACCAGGCAGCGGCAGCGCACGCGCTCGCGCGACGATGACGCGCCGATCATCCCGATCCTCGCGCGCAAGGTGCGCGAGGTCGAGCAGAAGGCGCAGAAGAACAAGCTCGGCCCCACGAACCGCACGAAGTTCCAGGTCATCGCGCTGCTCATGCGCGAGGAGCGCGCGCGGGTGAAGGCCGACTCCGAGGTGACCGACGCCGCTCGCGCCGAGCTGCTGAAGCGTCTCGACGGCATCGCGCAGATCCTCGCGAAGACCGCGGCACGCGACACCAGCCTCATCGCGCTGCTCGAGCCGGATGCCTCGGTGGGCCAGGTCGCCCAGCGGTTCCGCCGCGATTGGCTGATCGAGTCGGGTGCCGAGCTCAGCCCCGACGAGCTCATCATCACGCGCGAGCCCGAACCGGTCGCCCAGCTCGCCGAGAACCAGGTCATCCCCGCCTCCGTGCGCTCGTTCCAGCTCGCGAACCCGTTCCTCGCGCCCGATTTCCCGAAGGCGCAGACGCCCGCGGTGCCGGTGCGACGACTCGCCAACTGGGAGCTGCTCGGGCCGCTGTTCAAGTCGTTCGAGCAGGGATCGGGCGGCCAGGCGGCCAGCATGGAGCTGCCCGAGGCGCCCGCCGTCGACCGGCTCGCGCCGCGCGGGCTCGAGCTCATGAAGCACCAGGCCCGTTTCATCGAGGCCGCCCGGCTCGGCCACCGCACGTTCCTGCTCGCCGACGAGCCCGGCCTCGGCAAGACGGCGCAGTCGGTGCTCGCGGCATCCGTCGCCGGCGCCTACCCGCTGCTCGCCGTCGTGCCGAATGTCGTGAAGATGAACTGGGCGCGCGAGGTCGAGCGCTGGACGCCGCATCGCCGGGCCACGGTCATCCACGGCGACGGCGACACGCTCGATGCCTTCGCCGACGTCGTGGTGGTCAACTACGACGTGCTCGATCGGCATATGGCGTGGCTGTCGACGATGGGCTTCCGCGGCATGGTCGTCGACGAAGCCCACTTCATCAAGAACCTCTCGTCGCAGCGGTCGCGCAACGTCCTGGCGCTGGCCGAACGCATCCGCGAGCACGCCCCGGGCGGCGACCCGCTCCTGCTCGCCCTCACCGGAACGCCGCTCATCAACGACGTCGACGACTTCCGGGCGATCTGGCAGTTCCTCGGCTGGATCGACGGCGACCGCCCCTCGGCGGAGCTGCTGGGCCGGCTCGAGGCCACCGGGCTCACCCCGGCCGACCACGGCTTCTATGCCGAGGCGCGTCAGGCGGTCATCGACCTCGGCATCGTGCGTCGGCGGAAGGTCGATGTGGCCGCCGACCTGCCGGCCAAGCGCATCGCCGATCTCCCCGTGGAGCTCGACGACGAGCTCGGCCGTTCGGTGCGGGCCGCCGAGCGGGAGCTCGGCGCGCGGCTCGCGAACCGGTTCCGCGCGCTCGTCGACGCGCGAGGGCTCCGCGTGGGCGACCTCGACGAAGACCAGCGCGACCAGCTCATCCGTGCGGTCGCGCACGCCGAGCTCGAGGAGTCGAAGTCGGCGAAGTCGGGCGAGAACGTGTTCACGATGGTGCGGCGCATCGGCCAGGCGAAGGCGGGCCTCGCGGCCGACTACGCCGCGCAGCTCGCACGCTCGGCGGGCAAGGTCGTCTTCTTCGCCAAGCACATCGACGTCATGGACCAGGCCGAGGCCGTGTTCGCCTCGCGGGAGCTGAAGACCGTCTCGCTCCGCGGCGACCAGACGGCGCTCGCGCGCCAGGCTGCGATCGACGCGTTCAACAAGGACCCCGAGGTCCACGTCGCCGTCTGCTCGCTGACCGCGGCCGGCGTCGGCGTGAACCTGCAGGCGGCCTCGAACGTGGTGCTCGCGGAGCTCAGCTGGACGAGCGCCGAGCAGACGCAGGCCATCGACCGCGTGCACCGCATCGGCCAGGAGGAGCCCGTGACCGCGTGGCGGATCATCGCCGCGCACACGGTCGACGCCCGCATCGCCGAGCTCATCGACGCGAAGCAGGGGCTCGCCGCGCGGGCGCTCGACGGCAGCGACGTCGAGCCCGGCTCGGCCGACTCCGTGCAGCTCGACGCGCTCCAGCACCTGCTCCGCGCCGCCCTCGACGGAGCGCTGTAG
- a CDS encoding 6-phosphofructokinase yields MKIGILTSGGDCPGLNAVIRGAVLKGVISHDTEFVGFRWGWRGVVEQDIVPITRHDVRGLARQGGTILGSSRTNPFEGEGGGPENIQRMLDEQGIDAIIAIGGEGTLTAARRLHDEGGINVVGVPKTIDNDLAATDYSFGFDTAVEIATEAIDRLRTTADSHGRCMVLEVMGRHVGWIALHSGMAGGAHAILIPEQPQSIEQICEWVESVRDRGRAPLVVVAEGFHLDSMDEAHSHKGLDAFNRPRLGGIADLLAPMIEERTGIESRATVLGHIQRGGAPSAYDRVLATRLGMAAVDAVYDGAWGSMVTLRGTDIETVTIAEAVGSLNRVPESRYDEAKILFG; encoded by the coding sequence ATGAAGATCGGCATTCTCACCAGCGGCGGCGACTGCCCGGGGCTGAACGCGGTCATCCGCGGAGCCGTGCTGAAGGGCGTCATCTCGCACGACACCGAGTTCGTCGGCTTCCGCTGGGGCTGGCGCGGCGTCGTCGAGCAGGACATCGTCCCGATCACGCGCCACGACGTGCGCGGCCTCGCGCGACAGGGCGGCACCATCCTCGGCTCCAGCCGGACGAACCCGTTCGAGGGTGAGGGCGGAGGGCCCGAGAACATCCAGCGCATGCTCGACGAGCAGGGCATCGACGCGATCATCGCCATCGGCGGCGAGGGCACGCTGACGGCCGCACGCCGGCTGCACGACGAGGGCGGCATCAACGTCGTCGGCGTGCCGAAGACCATCGACAACGACCTCGCCGCCACCGACTACTCCTTCGGCTTCGACACCGCGGTCGAGATCGCGACGGAGGCGATCGACCGCCTGCGTACCACCGCGGACTCGCACGGCCGCTGCATGGTGCTCGAGGTCATGGGCCGCCACGTCGGCTGGATCGCCCTGCACTCGGGCATGGCCGGCGGTGCGCACGCGATCCTCATCCCCGAGCAGCCGCAGTCGATCGAGCAGATCTGCGAGTGGGTCGAGTCGGTCCGCGACCGCGGCCGTGCGCCGCTCGTGGTCGTCGCCGAGGGCTTCCACCTCGACTCGATGGACGAGGCGCACTCGCACAAGGGCCTCGACGCGTTCAACCGGCCCCGCCTCGGCGGCATCGCCGACCTGCTGGCGCCCATGATCGAGGAGCGCACCGGCATCGAGTCCCGTGCGACGGTGCTCGGCCACATCCAGCGCGGCGGCGCGCCGAGCGCGTACGACCGCGTGCTCGCGACGCGGCTCGGCATGGCCGCCGTCGACGCGGTGTACGACGGGGCGTGGGGGTCGATGGTCACCCTCCGCGGCACCGACATCGAGACCGTCACGATCGCCGAGGCCGTCGGCAGCCTGAACCGGGTTCCCGAGTCGCGCTACGACGAGGCGAAGATCCTCTTCGGCTGA
- a CDS encoding glycerophosphodiester phosphodiesterase family protein codes for MRAPHAVIRRTLLVLFAAALTGGLIAAQVPPKLIARDVFGAMRAPGEPPATIGHRGDRAHAPENTMPALERAMDELAYVETDVRLTRDGVPVLFHDVTLERIAGVDRTVEELEFGELRRLDVGAWYGEDFEGLRVPTLDEFLAALAERDAARALIELKADWRPAEVRAVIGFVERHNLRGRIVLQSFSIETLLAVRAVSPSTPRILLTRELPADPRWLADRLGVIGFGTTAQAVRDAPGALELLHDAGIAVLCYTLNTDDDWAAVSALGVDGIITDQPSELDAWLAVTAPGT; via the coding sequence ATGCGCGCCCCCCATGCGGTCATCCGACGCACCCTGCTCGTCCTCTTCGCCGCCGCCCTCACCGGCGGCCTCATCGCCGCCCAGGTGCCTCCGAAGCTCATCGCGCGTGACGTGTTCGGCGCGATGCGTGCGCCGGGGGAGCCGCCGGCGACGATCGGCCACCGGGGCGATCGAGCCCACGCGCCCGAGAACACGATGCCGGCGCTCGAGCGCGCCATGGACGAGCTCGCGTACGTCGAGACCGATGTCCGGCTCACCCGCGACGGGGTGCCGGTGCTCTTCCACGACGTGACGCTCGAGCGCATCGCGGGCGTCGACCGCACCGTCGAGGAGCTCGAGTTCGGGGAGCTCCGGCGCCTCGACGTCGGTGCCTGGTACGGCGAGGACTTCGAGGGCCTCCGGGTGCCGACGCTCGACGAGTTCCTCGCGGCATTGGCCGAGCGGGACGCGGCCAGAGCGCTCATCGAGCTGAAGGCCGACTGGAGGCCTGCCGAGGTCCGCGCCGTGATCGGTTTCGTCGAACGGCACAACCTCCGCGGACGCATCGTGCTGCAGAGCTTCAGCATCGAGACGCTGCTCGCGGTGCGGGCGGTCTCCCCGTCGACCCCGCGCATCCTGCTCACCCGCGAACTGCCGGCCGACCCGCGGTGGCTCGCCGACCGGCTGGGCGTGATCGGCTTCGGCACGACGGCCCAGGCGGTCCGGGATGCCCCGGGCGCCCTCGAGCTGCTGCACGATGCTGGCATCGCGGTGCTCTGCTACACGCTGAACACCGACGACGACTGGGCCGCGGTCTCCGCGCTCGGCGTCGACGGCATCATCACCGATCAGCCGAGCGAGCTCGACGCGTGGCTCGCGGTCACGGCGCCCGGCACCTGA
- a CDS encoding 8-oxo-dGTP diphosphatase → MPLPEVCVCYLLRERDGRVEVLLGRKKHGLGEGRYVAPGGKLEPGESAVEAAVREVLEESGLVVEASHLEPRGRLTYLFPHREAWSQVSHVFVCRAWRGEPVPSDELDPEWFPVAEVPLAEMWDDASRWLPGVLGGGTVDRTFVFGEDLSSVVEDGR, encoded by the coding sequence ATGCCCCTGCCCGAGGTCTGCGTCTGCTACCTGCTCCGCGAGCGCGACGGGCGCGTCGAGGTGCTCCTCGGGCGCAAGAAGCACGGGCTCGGCGAGGGCCGCTACGTCGCGCCGGGCGGCAAGCTCGAGCCGGGGGAGAGCGCGGTGGAGGCCGCCGTGCGCGAGGTGCTGGAGGAGTCGGGGCTCGTCGTCGAGGCATCCCATCTCGAACCGCGCGGCCGACTGACGTACCTGTTCCCGCACCGGGAGGCGTGGAGTCAGGTCTCGCACGTCTTCGTCTGCCGCGCCTGGCGGGGCGAGCCGGTGCCGAGCGACGAGCTCGACCCCGAGTGGTTCCCGGTCGCCGAGGTGCCGTTGGCCGAGATGTGGGATGACGCCAGCCGGTGGCTGCCGGGCGTGCTCGGGGGCGGCACCGTGGACCGCACGTTCGTGTTCGGCGAGGACCTCTCGTCCGTGGTGGAGGACGGCCGCTGA
- a CDS encoding peptidase: MIDWLAFVVVLLAALIGAAVVVSAYSLGIRLLTISGRTPIVTPAEFTDAITVVTPAEAKAAAKRAAKAAKKSPLTAGQKRAAFIGAIACFTLSGLAVLVGIYLIVPALHATG; encoded by the coding sequence GTGATCGACTGGCTGGCGTTCGTCGTCGTCCTCCTCGCCGCCCTCATCGGCGCCGCCGTCGTGGTGAGCGCCTACTCGCTCGGCATCCGCCTGCTCACGATCTCGGGGCGCACGCCCATCGTCACACCGGCGGAGTTCACCGACGCGATCACCGTGGTGACCCCCGCCGAGGCCAAGGCCGCTGCGAAGCGCGCGGCGAAGGCGGCGAAGAAGAGCCCGCTCACCGCCGGACAGAAGCGAGCCGCGTTCATCGGCGCGATCGCCTGCTTCACCCTTTCCGGACTGGCGGTGCTCGTGGGAATCTATCTCATCGTCCCCGCGCTGCACGCCACCGGATAA
- a CDS encoding inorganic phosphate transporter, which translates to MELTLIVVLVIALALFFDFTNGFHDTANAMATPIATGALKPKVAVALAAVLNLVGAFLSTEVAKTISGGIIREGDDGVLITPELIFAGLIGAIVWNMVTWLFGLPSSSSHALFGGLIGSALVGFGLQAIDFSVVMSKVVLPALLAPLTAGLVAYTATKLAYAITRRYDGKPDGRDGFRHAQIFSSSLVALAHGTNDAQKTMGVITLTLISVNLQPAGSGPEFWVVVVCALAIALGTYMGGWRIIKTLGTGLTDVKPAQGFAAETSTAATILASSHLGFALSTTQVASGSVIGSGLGRRGSKVRWRTAGRIGVGWLLTLPAAGAVGAIAALVAHLGVVGVIVDAVVGVVVIVAIFLISRRSEVSHKNVVSEVAASGRAVKIKRNPKPKKKVKQ; encoded by the coding sequence GTGGAACTCACCCTCATCGTCGTGCTGGTCATCGCACTGGCCCTCTTCTTCGATTTCACGAACGGCTTCCACGACACCGCGAACGCGATGGCGACGCCGATCGCGACGGGAGCGCTGAAGCCGAAGGTCGCGGTGGCCCTCGCCGCCGTGCTGAACCTCGTCGGCGCGTTCCTGTCGACCGAGGTGGCGAAGACCATCTCCGGCGGCATCATCCGGGAGGGCGACGACGGGGTGCTGATCACCCCCGAGCTGATCTTCGCGGGGCTCATCGGCGCGATCGTGTGGAACATGGTCACCTGGCTGTTCGGCCTGCCGTCCTCGTCGAGCCACGCCCTCTTCGGCGGACTCATCGGATCGGCGCTCGTCGGCTTCGGGCTCCAGGCCATCGACTTCTCGGTGGTGATGTCCAAGGTCGTACTGCCCGCGCTGCTCGCGCCGCTCACCGCGGGACTCGTCGCGTACACGGCCACGAAGCTGGCCTATGCCATCACCCGGCGCTACGACGGCAAGCCCGACGGCCGCGACGGGTTCCGGCACGCGCAGATCTTCTCGAGCTCGCTCGTCGCGCTCGCCCACGGCACCAACGACGCGCAGAAGACGATGGGCGTGATCACGCTCACCCTCATCTCCGTGAACCTCCAGCCCGCAGGCTCCGGCCCCGAGTTCTGGGTCGTCGTGGTGTGTGCGCTCGCGATCGCGCTCGGCACCTACATGGGCGGCTGGCGCATCATCAAGACGCTCGGCACCGGCCTCACCGACGTCAAGCCTGCGCAGGGCTTCGCGGCGGAGACCTCGACGGCCGCCACGATCCTCGCCTCGAGCCACCTCGGCTTCGCGCTGTCCACCACGCAGGTCGCATCGGGCTCGGTCATCGGCTCCGGCCTCGGCCGGCGCGGGTCGAAGGTGCGCTGGCGGACGGCCGGCCGCATCGGCGTCGGCTGGCTGCTCACCCTGCCCGCCGCGGGCGCCGTGGGCGCCATCGCCGCGCTCGTCGCGCACCTCGGGGTCGTGGGCGTGATCGTCGACGCCGTCGTGGGCGTGGTGGTCATCGTGGCGATCTTCCTCATCTCCCGCCGCAGCGAGGTCTCGCACAAGAACGTCGTGAGCGAGGTCGCCGCCTCCGGTCGCGCCGTGAAGATCAAGCGCAACCCCAAGCCCAAGAAGAAGGTCAAGCAGTGA